Genomic DNA from Salvia miltiorrhiza cultivar Shanhuang (shh) chromosome 1, IMPLAD_Smil_shh, whole genome shotgun sequence:
aattagtgatTTTGTATCAATGGTATTGCGATTTTGTATCAATGGTATTTGTACATCCGATCCATTTTTTTAGCTCCAGATGCTGGCTAGGGGTGGcacggtacggtataccttattaaatcgatcataccttataccttacctttacctccggtatggagaaaattcatacctttaccttacatttacctacggtataccttagttcggtataccttaagtacggtatggagaatatacaaaacctttaccgtacctttatttcggtataccttaccgaatttcggtataccgtactttcacggtataccgcactttaacggtataccaaaataatcggtattatcaaaatcgaaaaaattcaaTTTGTATACCGTActttatattcgcatacttgtatgcattcatgtaatatatagtaaattatataaatgtgataagttacatataatttatatgttagaagtaatattatttataatataatactaatattatagctatgctattatatatgtaactattataagttagatgtataatttattgtaaaataataattttagttatatattataactatactataatatcaaaataaataattttattttattgtataacttatactatatactatattttatttgtttttgtatcatttgatgatatttataaatttataagttatatagtatatagtacatagtatatactatatagatgttataagttgtatgtaatctaagttataatataatatcaatattaattatagctatgctattatatatatatatatatatatagatgttaCACGTcagatgtataatttattgtagaacAAAAATCTTAGctatataatatagaatattatattataactgtacaataatcttagttatataatatcgaatattatattataactgtgttatgatatcaatataaataattcagttatataaaattatataacttacatactatattatattttattcacttttatatcatttgatgatatttatattcgcattgtatgcattcatgtaatatatagtaaattatatagatgttataagttacatgtaatttatatgttagacataatattatttataatataatactaatattataactatgctattatatatgtaactaggagtataagttagatgtataatctattgtaaaacaataattttagttatatattataactatactataatatcaaaataaacaattttattttattgtatgacttatactatatactatattttatttatttttgtatcatttgatgatatttataaattcatgtacaattgtatatatgcacataatatagattatatacatcattttataaaatttataaatatttttaaaaatataaacataaaaataaatattatatattttaaaattatagattttgatacgatatataccgcgattttcggtataccaatatatacggacaactgcggtatatcagaataatgtattgtaccttattaccggtatataccgaatattaaggtataccagaataaggtatgataccgcatcaccAGTATATGcagtaatattcggtataccagtaatacggtatcataccgtatttcggtatatacctttaatacggtatttattgattttttcggtatatatcgcggtatcggtatacaccggtataccccggtatttggaaaatccatacctttaccttaccgtaaatcttcggtacggtatcataccttaccaaaaaaaccggtataccttaaattcggtattttgCGGTATTTTACGGTACGGTATGGCCGGTATACCGAGTTTTCAGTATATTTTTCCAGCCCTAATGCTGGCAACGTTTTTAACTTACATAATACAAAaggttaattattttaattagtagaGCACAAAACGAGAGGTTGTTTTGTGCCATGTAAGTTAaaagaataattttaaaatacacAATGACACATCAGACGAACCATGTAAATtttttgaagtaaaaaaaaaggGGACTGAAGATACGGTTAATACAAAatgaataattcaaaattttaaaaatattttctgtaataaataatactataattaatattgcGAAAATAATTCGGGGGTTAAAGTTATATTTATCCTATAGTTAATGATATAacatattgtaaaaataatgCATACCCATGAGATACATATAGGACATGAATTTCAAGTATATGCTACGAAAAAGAAATTCAAGCGAACGATTTACATTGAGAttactaatttattaaaatgaaaccCAAATTGTATCTATAATATAGTATAATGTATTCATTAGCCCATTTTACCCCtcgtaacattttttttaaagtaatgGACTTAAATATTAGACATTTAGCTCATCACTGTTAGACCAATAAGCGTACACAAAATTTCCTCAAATCTACAactcataattaaaattttcttttcacAATAGAAAGAGCTCTCCTTTTGGTTCAAATGTATTGGGTAATTATCAAAAAGTTCCTTTCAGATATTTATGGAAACTTGAATCTGGTTGATTTTAAGTAAATCCACGTAGTAAATTAGTCATAGTATATATACTAAATTACTATTCACAATAAAGTAGaagtacaataaaaaaaatgtacctAGTTGAGAATAACAACAAATATAGGGGTGGATGAGCTATTTTCACTCTTTTATTGAAATTAACGGACCCTTTATTTGTATTTGGTTTCCCACACGACAGTTTTGCCACTCGTCTTCTTCTGCCCTTCAACAGAccaactctttctctctctacgttTTCCTGATCAAATCCATTTCTCCCTCTCAAAATCGTATTTAGAAGCTGAACATTCTCGGGGGTCGTTTACTAGAAGAAATGGTGGATTTTGGGGAAGATTTTATAATAGAGAGCTATAAAATCCCATGGCTAATTTGGATCCAACTTCTTATTACGATTCTTCTTGTTTTCTGCCTCTTTTTTGGCTTCGCCGCCTTCACTTACGACGCTTCTACTAGTTCCGCCGCCGCTGCGCCGTCAGTTGGTGGCGACGCCGCCCCGAACAACTCCACTTCTCCAAACGGATTAATTACGGTTGGTTGGTTTTGTTTTCCTGCCCATTAATCTGGTTTtggataattatttattgttacATTTCGTTTTGGGGGAAATAACATCAAAATGGGGCTGATTTCTTTTTAGAAAAtcgcgctctctctctctctctctagagtTTAATATGCATTTGAACTTTCATGATTTTCGTAATTGGGATTTTGAACTTCTTCTATTTCTGTTGGATTCTTGGACTTTGCATTAGGTTATATTGAGCTAATTGGATCAAATGCAAGTTCAAGGCTCAATTacagaaaataaattaataaataaagtaGAAGTTCAATCGATCTATTTATTTATCAATTCCATATCATTTTATACAAATAGCCGTTTATCGATGATATGAACATTTCTTAGGGTGTAGAATATTTTTTGGCTTTATTATGTCGTGCTTAGCTGCTTGCTTTGAAGATTAATTTGCAATTGCTTGTATTCTACAGTATCTTGATTGAGGGGTGAGGTAGGTGGGGGTGGAGTAGGTGGGGTTTTCCTTGATCAGTATTCAGTAACATGACTTGCCCTCTTATTATTTACTTCGAGTCTTAGACATGAAGGTGAAAAAGgttggattttttttatcaaatattgaATGGAAAATAGTGTCCCTACATTTGATTTTGAGAATGCTTCAGTGACCCGCAAAACTATTCgagtctgattttttttttaactcttGTGTCAAGAATCAAGATTAAAGCGAAAGGTaacttttatataatttgtgaATTATTACACTTAAACGAAGTTTGAAGTTTACTCGGAGCACAGATTTTCCCCATTTGGAATCTCCGTGtcactgtgtgtgtgtgtgtgtgtgtgagagagagagagagagagataaatttGTAACATTTGAATATCTCAATAGAGATCAAATCTCAGGTTTTTTAGCCGCCCTCGTCTAAATCGGTTGAACTGGCAGGTGGAAGACGAGAGGGCCGGAGGCGATGCAGGAAGCAGTGGAGGGTCAAGCAGAGAAGAGGATGAGTTGTCTCTAAAGGATACCGTGTTTCTGAGCATTTTCCAACATCCAAGCCACCCTTGCAACTACTTTGGGATGGCGAAGCAAGCTCTTTTCAAGTGTTTCGGGTTAGATTCTAGCTCCGAGAGCTCCATAAGCCAACAACATGAGAAACGTGATTGACTTAGGTTTGAGCAGCCCCTTTCTTGTATGCAAACAGATGCACACAAGGAAAAATCACTCAGGATCTAGTGCAAAATTACTAGTTTCTAAAACTGTGTTTTGTGACTCTGTGCATTGCAGAAGATGCTTTATCATTTGTTTGTAGCATAGATCTACTAGGTCCAATTCTTTTGCTCTGTGCAGCAGTTTTTGGCATTCCATGAAGCCCATCTAAAACTTCAGTGAATGAGGTGAATCATGGGATATGGCTTAGTGGATGAGACGACATAGTTTGCCTCTATACTATGCAGCAAGAACCAAGACTATCTCAATATAGTCGCTCGTGCCAATGGTACCTAGGCCGTTGGCCTCAACAACAAATAGAGTGCGTCATAGGACAGAGAAGGGAAGCAAACTCAACCCTCCATGATTTCACAAATTTTTGAGATATGAAGAATTCAAAGTAGAAAAACACACATAACTCATCAGAGTCCTAACAACTCAAAGGCTTAACAATCTCCTGCAGAATTTAAGATCTGTCTTTTTTCAGCTCTTGATTAGCAATAAAATCAACTCATACAATTGCCAGCCGCTGCGTAAAGATCAGAGGTTAAGAGAGATGCATGCTACGGAGGCCAAATACGAGTTCTCTACTGTGCCTAGCCTCCATTCTTAAGCTCTGTAAGAGCTCCAAAAACTCTACCTAGCACTTCCTAAAAGACTtgcaaccaaaaaaaaaaatcatatttttcaaCACCAAGAGTATGTACAAAGGTTGATTGGCCTCAAATTCACCCTAGCATATGAAACCAGAACCTGGATTTATGCCTTCGAACGGGAAGTGAAGTAGTTAAGGAGCATTTTAGAATACCGGGTTAGAGCGAAGAGCATCTGCACGACTCCACGGCCTTTAACAATGCTCTCCCTCATGCCCCGTGCAGTTCTAGCCAGAACCGGCTCGCCTATCTGGGCTCTCATTGGGGCGACCTCCTGCACAGATACTATTCAAGTAAAGATTAAGAAGAATTCATCACTTTAAAATGAAGTTGAGATGAGAAAATGAATATAAACACGCAAATTATGTACATACTAACCTATTGGTTTTATGCTTGTCAACCGTCTCAATCTTTCCTCTGCCAAACGAACAGCGCGAGTAGAGCTTCTAACTCCCTGTGTTATTTCTTGTCTGCAAACGAAAGGACACAAAGTCCCTAAGCATGATAACAACATAAAGAAAAGATTTTCTGTAGTTCAAGAAGCTCGAAGTTGAGGCACCAACCCGAGGTCACTGAGCTCCATTGTCAAGTCGCTGATCTCCATCCCAGATAATCGAACAGCAGCCATAGTGTCGGGCAGCTCCTCCCTTGTGGCGTCCATTAGCTTCTCCAGCGACTCTGCAGCTCTCTTGAAGGCCTTCAATGAACCTTATGACCATTAATCATCAGAAAGCATATGCAGGTAAAATAGAGGATAATATAGCAATAGCATACGATCCAATCCTAGCAGATGAAGAAAATCATTGCGTTTTTCAACCATTGATCAATACTTAAATCCAATATATCCATTTGAGAATTGAAAGatccctcttcttcttttttgaggCAAAAAGATCCTTCTTCATTAACTTAAAACTTTCATTAGAGTTTTTacagaatttgaaaaaaaatcactaacCAGTAGGGCTGGAATCGCAGCGCAGAAAAGCCATGTAGCAGAAACTGCTGCCTGTGAAGGAACACCAAATTAGGGCTAATGTCCCCATCTTCAACCATTTGTATCATAAatgaagaaattgaagaaaatatctATATACAAAAACAAAGGATGAAACATATAAGGAATGAAGAACCCTAAATTTTCAAAATCTGGATATATTCATCATGGAAAGTTACTCAGTTT
This window encodes:
- the LOC130994476 gene encoding uncharacterized protein LOC130994476, with amino-acid sequence MVDFGEDFIIESYKIPWLIWIQLLITILLVFCLFFGFAAFTYDASTSSAAAAPSVGGDAAPNNSTSPNGLITVEDERAGGDAGSSGGSSREEDELSLKDTVFLSIFQHPSHPCNYFGMAKQALFKCFGLDSSSESSISQQHEKRD
- the LOC130994322 gene encoding uncharacterized protein LOC130994322 isoform X1, producing MLNALRLQASNPAALRSSSAAASSPRRLSLRLPAPRRFASFTLLSVENATSDPSVAPQLTSTVGSPSQWALSHRHIQFLSLTACAAAVSATWLFCAAIPALLAFKRAAESLEKLMDATREELPDTMAAVRLSGMEISDLTMELSDLGQEITQGVRSSTRAVRLAEERLRRLTSIKPIVSVQEVAPMRAQIGEPVLARTARGMRESIVKGRGVVQMLFALTRYSKMLLNYFTSRSKA
- the LOC130994322 gene encoding uncharacterized protein LOC130994322 isoform X2, with product MLNALRLQASNPAALRSSSAAASSPRRLSLRLPAPRRFASFTLLSVENATSDPSVAPQLTSTVGSPSQWALSHRHIQFLSLTACAAAVSATWLFCAAIPALLAFKRAAESLEKLMDATREELPDTMAAVRLSGMEISDLTMELSDLGQEITQGVRSSTRAVRLAEERLRRLTSIKPIGGRPNESPDRRAGSG